The following is a genomic window from Cygnus olor isolate bCygOlo1 chromosome 11, bCygOlo1.pri.v2, whole genome shotgun sequence.
ACCCGGGGGTGGCAGCAGTTCCTCTTGGAGAGGAGCCTGGTGGCTGCCTGGCTCCCCCGGTGTACGGGGCCCCCATTTTGGGATGAGAGGCACTTGTCTGCATGGCTTCCAGAGGGGAATCGCTTCTTTTCTGGCTGGGTGGGAGTACAAATGTACGGGGTTGTATGTTGGCTGCCACTCCTCTGGGATCAAGCGATCGGTGTAGTCAAACCCGTTTCTGGGGCAGCTCTGATTTTCCCTGACACAGTTTCCCCTGTAGCGATGCTTCTGAAAGCATCCTCCCTGGCAAGCTCTGGATAGCACTGCTGGCGCAGGCGCTTGCCATCCCATAAAGCGGGAGCTCATCAAAACAGCAGGAACTTGCAGGGACCCCACTGAGATGCCAAGGGCTGCTTGCAGAGGCCGGAATAAATGGCTCCTAGCCACCTTTACATAGCAACCGAGACAAATAAGCGCTTGTTTTCAGGACCAAAACGTGCAGATGGCATTGCCGGAACTCAGAGGTGAGGCCATCTCCCTCCACAAGACTGGAGTAGGGTCTGTTGCCTTCTGGTGTTGATCCACCCAGCTGCTAAATTTGGAATTCACTTGAGCATCAAGCTCTGTCGGTAGAGCTTGGCTCTTGCGAAACACGGTGCCAGCATCACCCTGGTCATCCCCAGCATGGTTTTGGGGTTGCAAAGCCCTCAGAGGAGCGGCAGTTTGCTCCTGGTGCTGGAGTGGAGGTGCCCCTCGGGTTGTACAGGGGCTCCCTCAAGTGCTCTGGGACAGCTGTAACGCGATGCTTCACCTCGTGTCTCCTGTCCTTCCTTCCAGGTCAGCGCACCTGGTGTCCCGGTACCGCCCGCGGGCTCCCATCATCGCTGTCACCCGCAATGACCAGACGGCGCGCCAGGCCCACCTCTACCGGGGCATCTTCCCTGTCCTGTGCAAAGAGCCGGCCCATGACGCCTGGGCAGAGGACGTGGATCTCCGCGTGAACCTGGGAATGAATGTTGGTGAGTGGCGCTGCTCCCACCTTGGCTTTCCTGGTCTGGGGTCGCCCTGAGCCCAGAAGGGCTGCTCTGGGAACCCTCCTTttggggaaggcaggcagctgctggctgggagatAGGGGCCAGCGGTTGCATAAGCGCACCGCATCTAACTGGGAAATGGGACTGGTTTCGTCACGGCAGCCTTTAAATAGCATCCAGCAGAGAACCAGGTTTATTTTAACAAGCACATGAGGGAGGGTGATGCTCCCCTCGCTGCGAGGAGCCCCTGATCCCTGacatcttcctcctctccttctcccctaGGCAAAGCGCGTGGATTCTTCAAGAGCGGCGACCTGGTGATCGTGCTGACCGGCTGGCGCCCTGGCTCTGGCTACACCAACACCATGCGGGTGGTGCCCGTTCCCTGAAGCGCTGCCTCAACCAGCACCGTCTTCCttccccccgctccccctccccgTGCATTAGGCCAGCAGTCGCTTGCGATGTTCTCCTTGTCTCTAGAGTTGGATTTAGGTTGCTCCACACCACCgagtgcagcagcagggggaagAAACCTTCCATCACTACCGATACTTGAAGTGTTTAGTTTTTTTCCACCCTCTCCCCGTAGTTTCTCTGTCGGAGCAGGTTCGGGAGGGTCCTGCATGCTGATGGGACTCTGCTCCTCCACCTCCCCGTAGCCTAGTGCCTGTCCTCAGGGTGTGCCGTGCCTCTCCTTGCCCTCGTAGTGGGTGATGGGGAAGGGAACAGGCGCGGTGTGGTGAACGGTTCCGCTGTAACActcagcagctcccctgccTTGTGCCCGCAGCAGCACCAGCGCCCTGCGGCCCTGCACCTCATGTGGTTTGGTCCCCGTGTGCTCGGGGTCTGGGTGGCCTCGGCACACCCCGACCCCGTGCTCGGGGCACGCTGCTATTTGTCCCCGTGGGGGGGACTCGAGGCTGCCGCGGGCTCGTGGACGCGCTTCCCTCGCCGTGTCGCATCCGTGCGTGTCGTCGCCTTCCCCCGAGTCTCTCCCTGCCCCTGTGTCCGGGCGCTGCGCACTCCCGCGGGTGTacggggccgcggggcgccgCCGCGCACGTCAATAAAGAGCTGAGCACCCCTGCACggcccggctgctgctgctgcgccaGGGGCGGGGCGTATGGCGGGGGGCGGGGCGTATGGCGGAGGGGCGGGGCCTATACGAGAAGGGGGCGGGGCCGTAGTAggctcctcctccccgccccgaGGGGGCGGAGCGCGCGTGTGAGGCGATGCGGGACGGCGGCGCGGGGCAGCGGCCAatgggggcgcggggcggggtCGGGGGCGGAGCGGCGGGCGGCCAATGGGCGGGCGGCGTGGCGCCGCGAGGCAGCGACGGCGCCGGGCagcgcggggcggccgcgcaggtgggggccggggccggggccggggccggggggcgctgagagggccggggggggcggcgggggccggggtcccgcggggccgcgctcgTCCCGGTGCGGGGCCGCGGGCGGTGCCCGAGCCCGGTCCCGgcgccccttcccttccccggGCGGGCGGGCCCCGGTGCCGCGGCCCCCGCAGCGCTCAGCGCCTCCCCCCGCAGCGCCGCGCCCATGCACGAGAAGGCGGCGCCCCCGCGGAGCCCCGAGCCCATGCCCGGCCGCCACAAGCTGGAGGCGGCGCGCGGCCACCGGAGCCTGGAGTCCCTCGACGGCAGGTGAGGGCCGGGGGGCGCGGACGGCTcctgcggcccccccccgccccgggagCGAGGCTGTGGCAGCCGCGGCCCCGTCCCCGTAACGCCGCTGGGCTCTGCGGACGGGCCCCGGCCCCTTCCCGTGCCCCTCAGCCTccgggggcgggcggcagccccgcggctccccgctCACCCGGCTCTCGTCTTGTCGCGCAGCCTCGAAGCCCTGAAGGACGAGGACATCAAGAAATGCCCCCGGGAAGCGGTAAGTCGGGGGAGACCCCCCCGTGCCTGCCGCGGGGCCGGAGATGCCCCACGCAGCAGAGCCAGACCCGCGGCACCGCCTCCCGTCCCGCGTCCCGCACCCcgcaccccccaccccctgcctTCCCGAACTTGGTCCCTGCAGGCCTGGCTCCTGCCCCGGCCTGCTCCCCGCTGACGAAGCCAGCCCCGTGCTCCCACCTCCCGCACCTGTAGGCGCGGAGGCTGGCGGCTCCCCACCCGCGGCCATCTGGGCCCTCTGCGTCACGCGCATCgcctgccccgtgcccctcGCCGGCAGCCCTGGCTCCGGCTGTTTGCCGCGTCGCAGAGCACGAGCGTGCCAGAGGAGAGGAGCCTGCGGGGCCTCGGGCTTTGCCCTGGGCTGCGGgagctgaaaatgaagcagcagcGGCTGCCTGCCTGGGTCAGGGGGAGCCGGCGGCCGTTTCGTGTCTGTGCGTGACCCACGACCTGCCCTGCAAATGTTTTTGGGGTTTTCTATCCAGAGCAAAGGAGAAAGCTGAAAGTTTGACTGTAAGCGAATCAATTTACTTCCAGTTGAGCCTTTTTGGTTGCTCAAATCGCATCTGAGGTAGAACTTTTCACTCACTGACAGAAGCAattcaggaagagaaaggagcGGAGGAGACTTCTCTCCGCTGGGCTTCACGGCTCTGAAAGCAATTCAGGGAGGACCTGACCAGCGGACGGAGCCCTGTCCCCACGCAGCAGCTCCCCAGACAGACCCCGCTCCGCGTGCTCGGACCAGGGCAGTCCTTGGCCGCGGGACCGTGGCGGCGAAGCCGAACCCGCTCCAGCTGGCGGCGTGACGCAGGAGATCATCCTGGGTAATCCAAAGCCTCTGTACGAGCCGGCGGACATCTGGAGAGGCAGCAGACCTGTACCCAGGAGAAGCTCTTTAACGTAGCAggagcctggggctggcaccCGGGCTGCCCCGCGTGGCGGGGTATCGCTGTGTCGGGAAGGGGCTGGCATGGAGAAATTCCTCTTCCCCCACACAACGAGCCGCCCCTGCTTTCTTCTaatcctgtttatttttcattttttgaggGCCCGGGTGTGTTTTCTTCGGAAATGAGCCCAGCCTTGCTGGGAATTGACCCCTCCTTTGGCCTCGCTCGGGGATTTCTCAGGAGAACAGGCGGCCTGTCCCACTTCTGCCTTGCCTCCTGCGCTTGGCAGGGAGCAGGCGCGTTGCTGCCTGCGCCCGGTGAGGACGTTCCTCATCCCGCTGCGCCGGAGCAGATatatttagcaaaatattttgccgATTATTCAGAGGCATCTGGGAAGATTCTGAGTGCTGGGCAGGCCGCCAGGCAGCTGGGTGCTTCTCCCGAGATGGCAACGGGTTTGTGCTGGGACTGGAGGTGCTTTGTGGGCCGAAGAGACAACCAGGGGTGGCTTGGTCCCCTTTGTCCCCCCTAAAAGCCCTGAGAAGCTCCCACCGATGCTCACCACCAGTCTGGCGGCTCTCTGGAGGGTGCCTAAGCCGCCCCCAGGTGATGCTGAGCCTTGATCCTCTTAAAACCCAGCTCATCCAGTGACAAGGTGCGCGGGGCGGGGGTGACCTTGTCGCAGGAGGGCTGTGCTGGATTTCTCCTTGTCCTGGGAAAGCATCTTCTCCCTCGTGAATTTGCCCTGGATTTCAGCTGTGCCGGCGGAGGGACAGGGGTAAAAATCTGCCCGCACAGCTTTGGAGGAGCAATTGAGCGGATGTAACGTGAAGAGCTGAACTTCCACTGTGCATTTACTTGGCTTTCGGCGTTATTTAACCTCCGTGTCAAGGCGCAAACCGCTGCCAAGCCGCACATCGAGGAGGCACCGGGACTATAAATAGCGGGATGGCGCGGCGCGACGGGCGCAAAGCAAGTGTCATCGCCGTGCCCAGCATCAGGGGAGAGCTGGCGGAAGGAGAGAGAATCCGCTGGGCAAAATAAATGGGCTGCAGACGAGCCCAGTGGAAAACTATCCTAGCAGAAACTTGGGCGTCTCCTTAGATAAACTCTTGGTGGAAATGCTTTTGGGAGGgtggtgtttgctgttgcagaCCCTCCTGAGCCCCTTGTCCCCGTGGTGCCGGGTCCCGATGGGTACATTTGCAGCAGGGTGGGTTTGGGTTTCCTCATCATCAGGTAATTTTGCTCTGCTCTCTTTCCAGGCCGCCAGCAAGTACAACTCGCAGTACCACAAGCTGTTCAAGGACATCCCGACGGAGGAGAGCGTGCTGAAAGGTGGGCAGCGCTGCAAGGGGAGGGCAGTGAGGGGCCGACGGGGTCTGGCGCCCGGCCCGACCGTGCTCTGCCTTGCAGTTTGCTCCTGTGCGCTCCAGAGGGACATCCTCATCCAGGGACGGCTTTACATTTCCCCCAACTGGCTCTGCTTCTACGCGAACCTTTTTGGGAAGGACATCAAGGTAACGCCGTGCATGGGTGCAGGGTGCCCCGCGTGTCCCTCGCCCCGTCCCAAACAGCTCTTGTGGCAGCCTGCTTATCCCTTCCCACACCCAAGTGCCACCAGAATTGCGTTCAGAAGCCTCCGATGCAACGGGGAGAGTTGCTTGCATCGAGTGCAGCTCTGCCTCTTCTTCCGATAACCTGCAGGATCTGCCTCGGGAAAACAAATATTGGTTTGGTGTAAAATTCCCCAATGCAAAACCTCATAAAAGCCGCAACGGTGTCTGAAGGAAGATCAAAGGTTTCCAGAGGATTCGGGAGGAGATTTGAATCTCTCTTCACTTTTCTGCTTGATTTACAGTCTGACGTTTCCCAGTTAATGTTGTGGCTGACGGGGATCTTTGGGAGAAATGACTTCCTTTAAAGCTGGGCTGAATTATTTATATTGGCAGctttaaacaaatatatctgATAGAAGTGAGGTGCTGCACTCCCAAAGCTAAGCATGTTTCGATGAAGTTATTCTGCCACAGATTGCAGCCTGCCTTGTTTTTAACCCTGCTTACAGGAACTCTTGCAAGGAGCCTTAAGGacttgctgtgtttgtgttgGGTGATGGTTTCCCCGCGCCCTCGCTGTTTTCATCAAGCAGAAATCGACTCCAAGCTGAGCTTAACGTTGGGGGTTTGCCATGACCTTTAATGAAGACAAACCCATCTCGGGGAAACGCTAAATCCCCTTGCCCTATGTTTTCCCCTCCAGGTCGTCATCCCGGTGGTCTCCGTCCAGCTCATCAAAAAGCACAAGACGGCCCGGCTGCTGCCCAACGGCCTGGCCATCACCACCACTGCCAGCAGGAAGGTAACGCGGCCCTCCCCGGGGATCCCTGCGGCATTTATGGGGGGACAAAGGTCTCGCATCGCTGGCTGAAGCCGCGGGCTGTTTGGGGAGTGAGCGCGGCTCTTCGTGCTGGCGGCCGGCCAGGGCAaacactgcagctctgcttttgttcCTGAATTTCACTTTGTTTCTGGCTGAAGCAAACCCCAAGCAAAACCCGGCCGAGCCTGGCAGATCCCTGCCAGGCTTGAGTAAAACCTTTAAACTTCTTAAACCCGAGGAGGGGATAGGGTTTGGGCCACAATACAACCTAAGCTGGCGGAGAACTTGGTTAATGGGCTGAGTCTGAGCTGTGGTTGAGCTTTTAAAATGCgctgcttgttttctgctgaaatgtgCTGACGTAGTCCTGCTCAGTGCTCCGAGTCCTTGCCTGCCAAGGCTGCTGCTCGTGGCAACGTTACGCGGATGGCATTTTAGCAGGGGGTAGCACAGCGCAGGATTTGGGCGTTTAAATCCATCTGCCCTTTGCAGCCATCCTGGCTGCGCCATGCATCGTGTGGGCTCTGCGTGTCGGACTGAGCCACGGTCTGGGGGATGCTTTTGGTCTCTTCTGACCCTGTTCTCCAACACGTCCTGCTCAGAGCctgtggggacagcagctgAGCCAAACTGGCcctgaaaaatctgttctgtgttttagcAGGCAGCAAAAATAGCAGCTGAAAAACTCAGCAGGGAGATAAATACctgggggagggcagggggacacAGCTCCCGAAGGGGGAAGATTCAAGGGCGGGACGTCTCTGCCTGTCCCTGTCTTTGGAGCACTGGTGCTCCAGCAAACCCCTGGCAGCAGAAATTGTTCGGCCACATCAGACTGCTTTTGGAGGAAGGATCAGACTCGGGGTGGTGGGAGACGTCTCCCAGcatcttctctctgtttttcagtacaTCTTTGTGTCGCTGATCTCCCGTGACAGCGTGTACGACGTGCTGCGGAGAGTCTGCACGCACCTGCAGGTACCCCATGCCACACCGCGGCTCCGCGTCCCACTGTCCCCATCCTGTGTCTCAGTATCACGGTGGCTGTGTCCTGCTTTGGGACGTGCTGGTGAGCATCGCGGGGCCAGACCCGCTCTCAGCATCCCAGCAGGACAGAGCCTGTCCCTGTCACGTGGGTGTCACGGAGGTGTCCTGTCCCCGTGAGCCACCAGGGACCTGTTCTGGGTCATGGTTGAGTGGGGCAGAGCCCGCAGAGTTTCTCCTCTTGCTTTCCCAGGGTGTGTAGATGCAATATTTATAATCTGCTAGCAGTACTTGTTCTGCCAGTATGCGCATCGCTGACTTTTCCCCAGATCTTCTAAAGTTTGTGGGGGGTGGGAAATGccataaagtaaaataaaattaaaaaaaaatctgaattaaaaagcCTGAGGTGTAGAAGAAATCCATCAGTCCTCGGGCTGGAGGTGAGGATTACCATGAAtctccttctccctgcctttgAAGTGCGTGGGAAGTGGTGCTGGAGCCATTCCTGCCTGGATGGGTGTCCCCTGGGTGCGCAGGGACAGCGATTTGGGTGACTCAGCCCCATCCCTGACCCAGTGggacacagcagctctgctcccgaAACTCCTCCGTGGATATTTATCCAGTGGAAATACTGGTTTGCcattaagaaacattttacagGTTGTGTGCTGCCAGAAGCTCAGTGTGATTTCCCAAATATGAGATTTCTCAGGGTAGCTTTTCACCTGGTGGATGAAAAGTTGTGAGAAACCTGGGTCAGAAACCCAGCTCTGTTCTAacattccttttttcccctatttgCTGGTTCATCCCCTCTGCCTGGCTGGGACCCtttgcatttcactgttttttgggttttgggtgttgtttttttgttttgttttgtttttttgaaatggGAAGCAACTCCATCAGATGCTTGTAAGCTTTAAAGCAGCTCATCTTCATAGACTCGCTGGAACCACTGAACCAGTCGAAAACCTCAAAATCTAATTTTGTAactccagctggagcagggagaggggcgGCAGGCGGTAAGAGGAGGAAGGTGGGTCATAACGCCCGTCTTGTTCTCCCTCCAGGTTTCGAGTAAGAAGAGCTTGAGCTTGAAGGAGTTCACGGAGGAGCCTGATGCTGTGTCCCTGGTAAGGCTTGGGGCTCACCCACGGCTCTGGCAGAGCCTCGGGCACTGCAGGAGCAATCTGTCGTGATGGGgcagaaacagcttttaaaaaaaaaaaaagagttaagaGAAGGATTTGGGAAGTCTGCAGCAGAACGCCAGCCGCTGGCACAGCCAGCCACTCCCTGGGATTTGTTTATAGCCATAAAATTCTGACTGAAGTGCAAAACGCTTCTGAGCTCTCACTGCGACCTCTGAAACTgatgcagctcccagctgcGAACACCGATAATACTTTGTGAATGTGATTGGATtaccccaaaaaaagaaagtgttttattttctgttctggctggtcctcagggagctgctggctggaagTGCCCAGCAGCTGTGGCAGCGTTGTGCTGGTCCCACGTGGCTTTGGGAGCACGGTGACACTGCTGTGAGCACCGAGCCATCGTGGGGCTGGGCTGCGATGGGGCTGCTGGTCTGAACCATCGGCGTTGTACCCACACACGCTGGACCAGGAGGTGACAAGTGGGGTATCTGCTGTGTCTTGGTGGCCCTGCTACGTCCAAAAGCAAGGGCTGTGCTGGTCCCTGGCCCAGCAGGAGGCAGGCAAGGGGCTGCGACGTGAGAGGCAGGCTGGTGACAAGGACAACACGAGCTCCGAGCCAGGCGGTAGGCGAAGGGGACGAACCGTTTGCTGCCCTCCCCAGCGTCTCTTGGCACCGACTGCAGTTTTGGCTGGGAGTGGGTTTTCCGCTGAGCCTGGGATGAGCTGTGCAGCGTCTGTgtaatttttctgtcaaaacatTTAGAAAGCAAGTGCGTTTCTGCGGCGCGCAGCTTGAGAGGAGCTGTGGGCGCGCGGCGAGGTCTGGCAGGTGTGTGGTGGGCGAGAGCTCGGCTGGCAGCTTGGAGAGCAACACGAAGGTCCTCGACTGCACTGGGGAACAGCCCTCAGGTGTTTTAAATGCAGGTTTAAAGATGAGGGCAGTGCCGTGTCCTCTGCTGGACATGCTCAGGAAGCTGCTGTGGTGCCAGCAACTCCCCAGTAAACGTGGTGGAGATGTCCCAAAACTTTCCCTAGCCAAAGCTTGGGAAGTTCATCAGTCCTTGGCGAGGCCACGGGTACgcagctgggagctgcatgGGGCATCCCAGGGGTTGAAGGTGTTTTTCCAGGCGTGACTTGGGGCCGGCAGCAATCTCCTGGTGCTTCCAAGGGACCTTTGTCCCTGCGGAGGACATCACGGAGGACGTCACGATGATGCGTTGGACGTGGTTGTGCTCAGTGGAGCTGCGTGAGGGTTCGGGTGTGAATCCGGCCCCCTCGGCACTGCCGGTTCCTCCCCGCAGGAGGTGATCGTCCCCGAGGGCAAGTGGAGGAAGGTGTCGCCTACGTCactctccctgtccctgccgGACGCCGACTACCAGTGCATCCACCGGGCCTCCGTCAGCAGCCTCAGCGCCAAGGAGAGCTTCACCTCCGAGGAGCCCCTGGCCTCAGGTGAGGGCTGCGCCCAGCCGGGGACGCGGCGTGGGAGGAGGCGCGGAAACTGACTCTCGGCTTGCGTTGCAGAAAGTGCAATAAACacagaggaggagctggaggtggaGCAGAGCTGCGTGGCGGAGCTGAGACCCTCCGACTACCAGCTCCTGAAGATCTTCATCGTGCTGTAAGTGTGCCGCGGGCAGCCGTGGTCTGTGTAGGGTGGGGCACGCAGGGTGTGCTTGAGCACTGGTGCTTGTTCCTCCTCTCCCAGGATCTGCCTCCTGGTCGTGTCCTCCTCCTACCTGGCG
Proteins encoded in this region:
- the GRAMD2A gene encoding GRAM domain-containing protein 2A, with protein sequence MHEKAAPPRSPEPMPGRHKLEAARGHRSLESLDGSLEALKDEDIKKCPREAAASKYNSQYHKLFKDIPTEESVLKVCSCALQRDILIQGRLYISPNWLCFYANLFGKDIKVVIPVVSVQLIKKHKTARLLPNGLAITTTASRKYIFVSLISRDSVYDVLRRVCTHLQVSSKKSLSLKEFTEEPDAVSLEVIVPEGKWRKVSPTSLSLSLPDADYQCIHRASVSSLSAKESFTSEEPLASESAINTEEELEVEQSCVAELRPSDYQLLKIFIVLICLLVVSSSYLAFRIFRLEQQLCSLNRDYLSRGHRR